From Weissella diestrammenae, a single genomic window includes:
- a CDS encoding heavy metal-binding domain-containing protein — MADTLLVVTTEHIPGHEYEVIGEVFGLTTRSKNIVSNVGAAFKNLVGGEIKAYTDMLEESRQQSVERLRDNARQMGADAVVMMRFDSGSIGTDMTTVAAYGTAVKFK, encoded by the coding sequence ATGGCAGATACACTATTGGTAGTTACAACAGAGCATATACCTGGACACGAATATGAAGTGATTGGTGAAGTTTTCGGGTTAACCACCCGTTCGAAGAACATTGTGTCAAATGTTGGGGCAGCTTTTAAAAATCTTGTTGGTGGTGAAATTAAGGCATATACGGATATGTTAGAAGAATCAAGACAGCAGTCAGTTGAACGGTTACGTGATAATGCACGTCAAATGGGTGCAGATGCAGTCGTTATGATGCGGTTTGATTCGGGATCGATTGGCACTGACATGACAACCGTTGCCGCATATGGAACGGCTGTTAAATTTAAGTAA
- the lysS gene encoding lysine--tRNA ligase, with protein sequence MAEQEVSLNDQMLARREKMTDLQNQGIDPFGHRFDRSHDAAELHEAYDAQTEAALEAANVTVTIAGRMMTKRRSGKITFANIKDRSGVIQIFVQKPVVGETAYELLKKSDLGDILGFSGVMMKTKAGELSLNVQTITHLSKALRPLPDKYHGLTDVETRYRKRYLDLIANDASFDRFQKRSKIISAIRAYMDGDGFIEVETPMLQNEAGGAAARPFITHHNALDIDLYMRIALELHLKRLIVGGMEKVYEIGRVFRNEGMDPKHNPEFTVMESYAAYWDFDDVMTETENIIKAAARVVAPDLKVTYQGTEIDLGQRFARKHMVDLIKEKTGIDFWQPMTLEAAKQLAIENNLKVEKFWGVGHIINEFFEEFVESTLTQPTFVYGHPVEVSPLAKKNPEDDRFTDRFELFIMGGEYANAFTELNDPIDQRERFEAQAVEAADGNDEAEGIDEDFIEALEYGMPPTGGLGIGIDRLVMLLTDAETIRDVLLFPTMR encoded by the coding sequence ATGGCTGAACAAGAAGTGTCACTAAATGACCAAATGCTCGCACGCCGCGAAAAAATGACTGACCTACAAAATCAAGGAATTGATCCCTTTGGACATCGCTTTGATCGTTCGCATGATGCAGCTGAATTACATGAGGCGTATGACGCTCAAACTGAAGCAGCGTTAGAAGCAGCAAATGTGACGGTAACAATCGCAGGTCGTATGATGACTAAGCGGCGTTCAGGGAAGATTACCTTTGCAAATATTAAGGACCGCTCAGGCGTGATTCAAATTTTTGTCCAAAAGCCAGTTGTCGGTGAAACGGCTTATGAATTGCTGAAGAAGTCAGATCTTGGAGACATTCTTGGCTTTAGTGGTGTCATGATGAAGACCAAAGCGGGTGAATTGTCACTAAATGTGCAAACCATTACACACCTGTCAAAAGCCCTACGTCCATTGCCAGATAAATACCATGGACTAACGGATGTTGAAACACGTTATCGTAAGCGTTATCTAGATTTGATTGCCAATGATGCATCGTTTGATCGTTTTCAAAAGCGTTCAAAGATTATTTCCGCCATTCGCGCATATATGGATGGTGACGGCTTCATTGAAGTTGAAACGCCAATGCTACAAAACGAAGCTGGCGGGGCAGCTGCACGGCCATTTATCACGCATCATAACGCCTTAGACATTGACTTATATATGCGTATTGCTTTAGAGCTTCATTTAAAGCGATTAATTGTTGGTGGGATGGAAAAAGTTTATGAGATTGGTCGCGTTTTCCGAAACGAGGGGATGGATCCAAAGCATAATCCGGAATTTACGGTGATGGAATCGTATGCGGCTTATTGGGACTTTGATGATGTGATGACGGAAACAGAAAACATTATTAAAGCCGCTGCCCGGGTTGTTGCACCCGACTTAAAAGTGACTTATCAAGGAACAGAAATCGATCTTGGACAACGATTTGCACGTAAGCATATGGTGGATTTGATTAAGGAAAAAACCGGGATTGATTTTTGGCAACCAATGACCCTTGAAGCCGCAAAACAATTGGCTATTGAGAATAATTTGAAAGTTGAAAAATTCTGGGGGGTTGGTCACATTATTAATGAGTTCTTCGAAGAATTTGTTGAATCGACGTTAACGCAGCCAACATTTGTCTATGGTCATCCGGTTGAAGTCTCACCATTAGCCAAAAAGAATCCAGAAGATGATCGCTTTACTGATCGTTTTGAGTTATTCATTATGGGTGGTGAATACGCAAATGCCTTTACTGAATTAAATGACCCAATCGATCAACGTGAACGTTTTGAAGCACAAGCAGTAGAAGCGGCAGATGGAAATGATGAAGCTGAGGGAATCGATGAAGACTTTATTGAGGCTTTGGAATATGGTATGCCACCAACTGGTGGACTCGGTATCGGAATTGATCGGTTAGTTATGTTGTTAACAGACGCAGAAACAATTCGAGATGTCTTGCTATTCCCAACTATGCGTTAA
- the rpiA gene encoding ribose-5-phosphate isomerase RpiA, translating into MNAQDLNKQKAAAFATRYIEDGMVVGLGTGSTVAFFLDALAEKNLNITGVTTSNRTAARSAELGIKIVDIDEVDHIDVTVDGADEVDAYLNGIKGGGAALLMEKIVAKNSTKNIWIVDESKVKPVLGSFPLPVEVVPYGSGQLAKKLASFGLNPKLRVNAAGETVVTDGGHFILDLNLSAIDNPFGLSEMLNQEIGVVEHGLFLGIANTVIIGGDEIQVKERRH; encoded by the coding sequence ATGAACGCGCAAGATTTAAACAAGCAAAAAGCTGCCGCATTTGCGACACGTTATATTGAAGATGGCATGGTAGTTGGACTGGGAACAGGATCGACAGTTGCCTTTTTCTTGGACGCATTAGCCGAAAAAAACTTAAACATTACAGGGGTGACAACTTCTAATCGAACAGCAGCGCGAAGTGCTGAGCTTGGGATTAAGATTGTTGATATTGATGAAGTCGATCATATTGATGTGACAGTCGATGGTGCTGATGAAGTTGATGCTTACCTTAATGGCATTAAGGGTGGCGGAGCTGCGCTGTTGATGGAAAAAATCGTGGCTAAAAATTCGACTAAGAATATTTGGATTGTTGACGAGAGTAAAGTTAAGCCGGTTTTGGGAAGCTTTCCTTTACCAGTTGAGGTGGTACCTTATGGTAGTGGCCAATTGGCAAAGAAATTGGCTAGTTTTGGGTTGAACCCTAAGCTACGGGTTAATGCTGCTGGTGAAACGGTCGTAACTGATGGTGGACACTTTATTTTAGATTTGAATTTATCAGCAATCGATAATCCATTTGGTCTTTCAGAAATGTTGAATCAAGAAATCGGGGTAGTTGAACATGGCCTATTCCTTGGTATTGCGAACACTGTGATTATTGGTGGCGATGAAATTCAAGTTAAGGAACGACGTCATTAA
- the rbsK gene encoding ribokinase: MMNKVVVIGSLNVDVTSLVDRLPKQGETMSVKSQASNFGGKGANQAVAASRQGAELTFIGAVGEDERGTAFKQLLNDEGIQTDYIYTKKQPTGSATILLETDGHNTILVHGGANMALTVDDVEAARPALEAADVVVAQLEVPREAVAAGFKIAKAAGAMTILNPAPVTDHLEAAITDYTDLIVPNETEAAALAGTEPTTDVDALESGVVALLAKQGLNNVIITLGGDGVYYRVNGVSGTLPIFKVNAIDTTAAGDTFIGTVAANITMDMTNLADIIRRSSKASSIAVSRAGAIVSIPTKAEVDASLANEK, translated from the coding sequence ATGATGAATAAAGTTGTTGTAATTGGAAGCTTAAATGTTGATGTTACGTCATTAGTGGATCGTTTACCAAAACAAGGTGAAACGATGTCAGTCAAGAGCCAAGCTAGTAATTTTGGTGGTAAGGGTGCCAACCAAGCGGTCGCTGCTTCACGACAAGGAGCAGAATTAACATTTATTGGTGCGGTTGGAGAAGATGAACGTGGAACGGCCTTCAAACAATTGCTAAATGATGAAGGTATTCAGACTGACTACATTTATACCAAAAAGCAACCAACTGGTTCAGCCACAATTTTGTTGGAGACGGATGGTCATAATACAATTTTGGTTCACGGTGGGGCTAATATGGCACTTACTGTTGATGATGTTGAAGCTGCTCGCCCAGCATTAGAAGCAGCAGACGTTGTTGTTGCACAACTTGAAGTACCACGTGAAGCAGTTGCAGCCGGTTTTAAAATTGCGAAAGCTGCTGGCGCAATGACGATTTTGAATCCAGCACCGGTGACAGATCATCTCGAAGCAGCCATTACTGATTACACAGACTTAATTGTGCCAAATGAAACTGAAGCAGCTGCCTTAGCGGGAACGGAACCAACGACTGATGTTGATGCATTAGAATCAGGTGTTGTCGCTTTGTTGGCCAAGCAAGGTTTGAATAATGTCATTATCACACTGGGTGGTGATGGTGTTTATTATCGGGTCAATGGCGTTAGCGGTACTTTGCCAATCTTTAAAGTGAATGCAATTGATACGACTGCAGCTGGAGATACATTTATCGGAACTGTTGCGGCTAACATTACAATGGATATGACGAATTTGGCGGATATTATTCGTCGGAGTAGTAAAGCTAGTTCAATCGCTGTTTCAAGAGCTGGTGCCATTGTATCAATTCCAACCAAAGCCGAAGTAGATGCTAGTTTGGCTAACGAAAAATAA
- a CDS encoding Hsp33 family molecular chaperone HslO, with protein sequence MVDSIVRAVTNDNNFRAIALDATEMMQTAAKFHAASPLGVEILGRTLMSALLVSNAVLKGEEHLAVVIDGDGPAGKIVAEASANGLVRGYVTNAQVNAEDVATAVGNQGFLRVTKEMDENTEPFTGSVALTNGNIDDDFTFYMLTSEQIPSVVMVDIAVDTKGQVQVAGGFIVSALPDAKESALDQFYAAVENMPKIRTTLLNHQGPLGLLTKIFGKDQVKALSDEKPALFPAITKHEYAQLLGTIAMDQLLDMYTQDHGAEIVDRFTGEKIAFTAEELQSIMTQKKQREQA encoded by the coding sequence ATGGTTGATTCAATTGTACGTGCAGTGACTAATGATAATAATTTTCGGGCTATTGCACTTGATGCGACAGAAATGATGCAAACGGCGGCGAAATTTCATGCAGCATCACCATTAGGTGTTGAAATTCTTGGACGAACATTGATGAGTGCGTTATTAGTTTCGAATGCGGTACTTAAAGGTGAAGAACATCTGGCGGTTGTCATTGATGGAGATGGACCTGCTGGTAAAATCGTCGCTGAGGCTAGCGCAAATGGTTTGGTTCGGGGGTATGTCACAAACGCACAGGTGAACGCTGAAGATGTTGCAACTGCTGTTGGCAATCAAGGCTTTTTGCGTGTGACGAAAGAAATGGATGAAAATACTGAACCCTTCACTGGCTCTGTTGCCTTAACCAATGGCAACATTGATGATGATTTCACATTTTATATGTTGACGTCTGAACAAATTCCGTCTGTTGTGATGGTTGATATTGCTGTGGATACAAAGGGCCAAGTTCAAGTCGCAGGGGGGTTCATTGTTTCTGCTTTGCCTGATGCAAAAGAGTCGGCATTGGATCAATTCTATGCGGCAGTTGAAAATATGCCAAAAATTAGAACGACTTTGTTAAATCATCAAGGCCCACTTGGTCTATTGACTAAAATTTTTGGGAAAGATCAAGTTAAGGCATTGAGTGATGAAAAGCCTGCGCTATTTCCTGCAATTACCAAGCATGAATATGCACAGCTATTGGGTACGATTGCCATGGACCAATTGTTAGACATGTACACGCAAGATCACGGTGCAGAAATTGTTGACCGGTTTACAGGGGAAAAAATCGCGTTTACTGCTGAAGAGTTGCAGTCGATTATGACCCAAAAGAAACAACGTGAGCAAGCATAA